A single region of the Deinococcus sp. KNUC1210 genome encodes:
- a CDS encoding peroxiredoxin: protein MPSVARLHLLVLIIPGFGSDRFPLRTVSITTCEFVKNLGDYRAPDPLQCGMALKIGDPAPPFLPFITSRRPPETSSDEGWTVLFFFPRGNHPHCVMESRRFQTLLPEFEQLGVQVIGVSVDNTEQQQYFRDFCVLKFPLISDAAYKLSQQYGVLETLEVEGENVTFARRETFLIGPEGHVQYHWTDVDPDTHASTVLADLRQRLPDAQ, encoded by the coding sequence ATGCCCAGTGTGGCCAGGTTACATCTGCTGGTGCTGATCATTCCTGGTTTCGGGTCTGACCGCTTTCCTTTGCGAACGGTCAGTATCACCACTTGCGAATTCGTCAAAAATTTGGGCGACTACAGAGCACCTGACCCCTTACAGTGCGGCATGGCTCTCAAGATTGGTGATCCTGCTCCGCCGTTTTTGCCGTTTATCACGTCGCGCCGCCCCCCGGAGACTTCGAGCGACGAGGGGTGGACAGTGCTGTTTTTTTTCCCGCGTGGCAACCATCCGCACTGTGTCATGGAATCGCGCCGCTTTCAGACCCTCCTTCCAGAGTTCGAGCAACTGGGCGTGCAGGTCATTGGTGTGAGCGTAGATAACACCGAACAGCAGCAGTATTTCCGCGATTTCTGCGTGCTCAAGTTTCCACTGATCTCGGACGCGGCGTACAAGTTGAGTCAGCAATACGGCGTGCTGGAGACACTGGAAGTCGAAGGGGAAAACGTTACCTTCGCACGACGGGAAACGTTTCTGATCGGTCCCGAGGGACACGTTCAGTATCACTGGACAGACGTGGACCCGGATACCCATGCCTCTACTGTGCTGGCTGACCTTCGGCAACGCCTGCCCGATGCTCAATGA
- a CDS encoding DUF1801 domain-containing protein, with the protein MHSNTVQQTGDASRMIDERIRELGDWRGDVLARLRTLIRQADPDVTEEWKWKVPVWSHGGIICTGETYKSAVKLTFAKGAALEDPSGLFNSSLEGKTRRAIDIREGETVDEEALKALIRAAISLNSSRTRG; encoded by the coding sequence ATGCACAGCAACACAGTTCAGCAGACAGGCGATGCGTCCCGCATGATCGACGAAAGGATAAGAGAGCTGGGCGACTGGCGCGGTGATGTCCTGGCACGGTTGAGAACGCTCATCCGACAGGCCGATCCCGACGTGACGGAAGAGTGGAAATGGAAGGTGCCGGTATGGTCACACGGTGGAATCATCTGCACCGGAGAGACGTACAAAAGCGCTGTGAAACTGACCTTCGCCAAGGGTGCCGCCCTCGAAGATCCGTCAGGTCTTTTCAATTCGAGCCTTGAAGGCAAAACCAGGCGAGCTATCGATATACGCGAGGGCGAGACGGTTGACGAGGAGGCTCTGAAAGCCCTGATTCGTGCAGCTATAAGCCTGAACAGCTCACGTACACGCGGCTAA